From the Oncorhynchus nerka isolate Pitt River linkage group LG28, Oner_Uvic_2.0, whole genome shotgun sequence genome, one window contains:
- the LOC115113511 gene encoding NEDD8-activating enzyme E1 regulatory subunit isoform X2, whose product MAATKTAKEQKYDRQLRLWGDHGQEELENAHVCLINSTASGTEILKNLVLPGIGAFTIVDGHKVSGEDVGNNFFLSNNSIGRNRAQAATELLQELNTDVSGNFVEESPDKLLDNDPEFFHRFTLVIGVQLPESTCLRLGSVLWNANVPFLVCRTYGLVGYMRLVVKEHTVIESHPDNALEDLRLDQPFAELKSHIQSYDLEGMGKKDHSHTPWIIIVAKYLEKWFSEHNFQLPKNYKEKEAFKQLIRQGILKNEKGTPEDEENFEEAIKNVNTALNPTKISSGVDDLFNGEQCNDITSQTPAFWVMTRAVREFVQNDGGGNLPVRGSIPDMIADSEKFINLQNVYREKAMQDASVVSKHVESLLQSVGKPSESISEQDIKLFCKNAAFLRVVRCRSLAEEYSVETVNKDAITCSMDGADGEMVLYLMLRSVDRFYQQHSRYPGVYNYQVEEDISKLKLCVNSLLQEYGLNLSLRCC is encoded by the exons ATGGCAGCGACTAAAACTGCTAAAGAGCAGAAATACGATAGACAATTGAG ATTGTGGGGAGACCATGGCCAAGAAGAACTTGAAAATGCACACGTATGCCTGATCAATTCCACTGCATCCGGGACTGAAATACTCAAGAACCTTGTGCTTCCAG GCATTGGAGCATTCACTATTGTCGATGGACACAAAGTCTCCGGGGAAGACGTCGGGAATAA CTTTTTTCTTAGCAACAACAGCATAGGAAGG AATCGAGCCCAGGCTGCCACAGAGCTGCTACAGGAGCTGAACACTGATGTATCTGGCAACTTTGTGGAGGAG AGCCCAGACAAGCTCTTGGACAATGACCCAGAGTTCTTCCACAGGTTTACCCTGGTGATTGGTGTCCAGCTGCCAGAAAG CACTTGTTTGAGACTGGGGTCGGTGTTGTGGAATGCAAACGTACCTTTCCTGGTGTGTAGAACGTATGGCCTCGTCGGTTACATGAGGCTAGTAGTGAAGGAGCACACAG TGATTGAGTCTCATCCAGACAATGCCTTGGAAGACCTGAGGCTTGACCAACCTTTTGCAGAACTCAAGAGCCACATCCAGTCCTACGACTTGGAGGGAATGGGGAAGAAG GATCACAGTCATACACCATGGATCATCATTGTTGCCAAATACCTAGAAAAGTGGTTCAGTGAG CACAATTTTCAGTTACCGAAGAACTACAAAGAGAAGGAGGCCTTCAAACAGCTTATTCGGCAAG GAATCCTGAAGAATGAGAAGGGAACTCCCGAGGATGAGGAGAACTTTGAGGAGGCCATCAAGAACGTCAACACAGCCCTTAACCCAACCAAG ATTTCGAGTGGCGTTGACGACCTCTTCAATGGAGAGCAATGCAATGACATTACATCACAG ACTCCAGCCTTCTGGGTGATGACGCGAGCAGTGAGGGAGTTTGTGCAGAACGACGGCGGCGGAAACCTACCTGTACGTGGCTCCATTCCAGACATGATTGCGGACTCAGAGAAGTTCATCAACCTCCAGAATGT ttatagagagaaggcAATGCAAGATGCTTCTGTCGTGTCTAAGCATGTAGAGTCTCTCCTGCAGTCTGTTGGAAAG CCCTCAGAGAGCATATCTGAGCAGGACATCAAACTATTCT GCAAGAACGCTGCCTTCCTGAGGGTGGTGCGCTGCAGGTCTCTGGCTGAAGAATACAGCGTGGAGACGGTCAATAAAGATGCGATCA cctgctCCATGGACGGTGCAGATGGGGAGATGGTGTTGTACCTTATGTTGCGCTCTGTGGACCGTTTCTATCAGCAGCACTCCCGCTACCCAG GTGTCTACAATTACCAAGTAGAAGAAGACATTAGCAAGTTGAAGCTCTGTGTGAACAGCCTTCTGCAGGAGTACGGCCTCAAC CTGTCGCTACGGTGCTGCTGA
- the LOC115113511 gene encoding NEDD8-activating enzyme E1 regulatory subunit isoform X1: MAATKTAKEQKYDRQLRLWGDHGQEELENAHVCLINSTASGTEILKNLVLPGIGAFTIVDGHKVSGEDVGNNFFLSNNSIGRNRAQAATELLQELNTDVSGNFVEESPDKLLDNDPEFFHRFTLVIGVQLPESTCLRLGSVLWNANVPFLVCRTYGLVGYMRLVVKEHTVIESHPDNALEDLRLDQPFAELKSHIQSYDLEGMGKKDHSHTPWIIIVAKYLEKWFSEHNFQLPKNYKEKEAFKQLIRQGILKNEKGTPEDEENFEEAIKNVNTALNPTKISSGVDDLFNGEQCNDITSQTPAFWVMTRAVREFVQNDGGGNLPVRGSIPDMIADSEKFINLQNVYREKAMQDASVVSKHVESLLQSVGKPSESISEQDIKLFCKNAAFLRVVRCRSLAEEYSVETVNKDAITCSMDGADGEMVLYLMLRSVDRFYQQHSRYPGVYNYQVEEDISKLKLCVNSLLQEYGLNVSVKDDYIHEFCRYGAAEPHTVASFLGGSAAQEAIKLITRQFVPFNNTFVYNAMSQTTATFQL, translated from the exons ATGGCAGCGACTAAAACTGCTAAAGAGCAGAAATACGATAGACAATTGAG ATTGTGGGGAGACCATGGCCAAGAAGAACTTGAAAATGCACACGTATGCCTGATCAATTCCACTGCATCCGGGACTGAAATACTCAAGAACCTTGTGCTTCCAG GCATTGGAGCATTCACTATTGTCGATGGACACAAAGTCTCCGGGGAAGACGTCGGGAATAA CTTTTTTCTTAGCAACAACAGCATAGGAAGG AATCGAGCCCAGGCTGCCACAGAGCTGCTACAGGAGCTGAACACTGATGTATCTGGCAACTTTGTGGAGGAG AGCCCAGACAAGCTCTTGGACAATGACCCAGAGTTCTTCCACAGGTTTACCCTGGTGATTGGTGTCCAGCTGCCAGAAAG CACTTGTTTGAGACTGGGGTCGGTGTTGTGGAATGCAAACGTACCTTTCCTGGTGTGTAGAACGTATGGCCTCGTCGGTTACATGAGGCTAGTAGTGAAGGAGCACACAG TGATTGAGTCTCATCCAGACAATGCCTTGGAAGACCTGAGGCTTGACCAACCTTTTGCAGAACTCAAGAGCCACATCCAGTCCTACGACTTGGAGGGAATGGGGAAGAAG GATCACAGTCATACACCATGGATCATCATTGTTGCCAAATACCTAGAAAAGTGGTTCAGTGAG CACAATTTTCAGTTACCGAAGAACTACAAAGAGAAGGAGGCCTTCAAACAGCTTATTCGGCAAG GAATCCTGAAGAATGAGAAGGGAACTCCCGAGGATGAGGAGAACTTTGAGGAGGCCATCAAGAACGTCAACACAGCCCTTAACCCAACCAAG ATTTCGAGTGGCGTTGACGACCTCTTCAATGGAGAGCAATGCAATGACATTACATCACAG ACTCCAGCCTTCTGGGTGATGACGCGAGCAGTGAGGGAGTTTGTGCAGAACGACGGCGGCGGAAACCTACCTGTACGTGGCTCCATTCCAGACATGATTGCGGACTCAGAGAAGTTCATCAACCTCCAGAATGT ttatagagagaaggcAATGCAAGATGCTTCTGTCGTGTCTAAGCATGTAGAGTCTCTCCTGCAGTCTGTTGGAAAG CCCTCAGAGAGCATATCTGAGCAGGACATCAAACTATTCT GCAAGAACGCTGCCTTCCTGAGGGTGGTGCGCTGCAGGTCTCTGGCTGAAGAATACAGCGTGGAGACGGTCAATAAAGATGCGATCA cctgctCCATGGACGGTGCAGATGGGGAGATGGTGTTGTACCTTATGTTGCGCTCTGTGGACCGTTTCTATCAGCAGCACTCCCGCTACCCAG GTGTCTACAATTACCAAGTAGAAGAAGACATTAGCAAGTTGAAGCTCTGTGTGAACAGCCTTCTGCAGGAGTACGGCCTCAACGTCAGTGTGAAGGATGACTACATCCACGAGTT CTGTCGCTACGGTGCTGCTGAGCCACACACAGTGGCATCTTTTTTGGGAG GATCTGCTGCACAAGAGGCCATCAAACTCATCACTCGTCAGTTTGTTCCCTTCAACAACACGTTCGTCTACAACGCCATGTCCCAGACAACTGCCACGTTTCAGCTGTAG